The Corynebacterium tuberculostearicum genome window below encodes:
- a CDS encoding metallophosphoesterase — protein MKLLRILGGLTAAGLGAAAWGYSELTKFELKEYTLPLLPKGTLRGKPEFRLLHLSDLHMIPGQETKIAWVSALDALEPDLVVNTGDNLSDQQAVPDTLRALGPLLARPGLFVFGTNDYWAPQPVNPFKYLLGKKREPSYVDLPWRGMRAAFMEHGWRDANQARHEFKVGNVRLAAAGVDDPHHDLDDYSEIAGPPNEDADLSLALLHAPEPRVLEKFAADGYQLSLSGHTHGGQICLPGSRALVTNCGIDRDRVQGLHDFGPMKMHVSNGLGTSKFAPVRIFCRPSATLLKITEVD, from the coding sequence GTGAAACTTTTACGTATTCTTGGCGGCCTCACCGCTGCCGGCCTGGGCGCCGCAGCATGGGGCTATAGCGAACTGACCAAATTCGAGCTCAAGGAATATACGCTCCCCCTCCTGCCCAAGGGCACGCTGCGCGGCAAGCCGGAATTTCGGCTGCTGCATCTGTCAGATCTGCATATGATCCCCGGCCAGGAAACCAAGATTGCCTGGGTTTCTGCCCTCGACGCCCTGGAGCCGGACCTCGTGGTCAACACCGGCGATAATCTCTCCGATCAACAGGCCGTTCCCGATACACTGCGCGCTCTCGGCCCGTTGCTGGCCCGCCCCGGCCTCTTCGTCTTCGGCACCAATGACTACTGGGCACCGCAGCCGGTCAATCCCTTCAAGTACCTGCTGGGCAAAAAGCGCGAACCGTCCTACGTGGATTTGCCGTGGCGAGGTATGCGCGCCGCATTTATGGAGCACGGTTGGCGCGATGCCAACCAGGCACGGCATGAATTCAAGGTGGGCAATGTCCGCCTTGCCGCCGCCGGCGTGGACGATCCGCACCACGATCTAGATGACTATTCCGAAATCGCCGGCCCGCCCAACGAGGACGCCGACTTGTCCCTGGCGCTCCTCCACGCCCCCGAGCCCCGCGTGCTGGAAAAGTTCGCAGCCGATGGCTACCAGCTTTCCCTATCCGGCCACACCCACGGCGGTCAGATCTGCCTGCCCGGTTCCCGCGCACTGGTAACCAATTGCGGCATCGACCGCGACCGCGTGCAGGGCCTCCACGACTTCGGCCCGATGAAGATGCATGTCTCCAATGGCCTGGGCACCTCCAAATTCGCCCCGGTGCGCATTTTCTGCCGACCTTCCGCCACTCTGCTGAAAATCACCGAGGTGGACTAA
- a CDS encoding GatB/YqeY domain-containing protein: protein MSELKQTIRADLKTAMKAKEKQRTSAIRALLAAIQAEETNGSRHELEDADILKVIAREIKKRRESAEVYEENGRPELAEAELAEVPFFEAYQPRQLDESELKALVKDSIVEVEAENGEAPTMKQMGAVMKVANAKAAGRADGKRLSAEVKSQLS from the coding sequence ATGAGCGAGCTAAAACAAACCATCCGTGCAGATCTGAAAACCGCAATGAAGGCGAAGGAGAAGCAGCGCACCAGCGCCATCCGCGCCTTGCTGGCCGCCATCCAGGCCGAGGAGACCAATGGCTCCCGGCATGAGCTGGAGGACGCCGATATCCTCAAGGTCATTGCGCGCGAAATTAAAAAGCGCCGCGAGTCCGCCGAGGTCTATGAAGAAAATGGCCGTCCAGAGTTGGCTGAAGCCGAACTTGCCGAGGTCCCCTTCTTCGAGGCCTACCAACCCCGCCAGCTGGACGAGTCCGAGCTTAAGGCCCTAGTGAAGGACTCTATCGTGGAGGTTGAGGCCGAAAACGGCGAAGCACCCACCATGAAGCAGATGGGTGCAGTAATGAAGGTGGCCAATGCCAAGGCCGCCGGCCGGGCGGATGGCAAGCGCCTGTCCGCCGAGGTCAAGTCCCAGCTGAGCTAA
- a CDS encoding transglycosylase domain-containing protein, which produces MTVIKSLAKIALSTVLVGALIALALAPFAGISGVAIARTNETMQSDLQDLTAGNIPGVTTIKDAKGKDMAYVFSQRRHPVESKKISKAMKNAIVSIEDERFYDHEGVDFQGNFRALWTNLTSGGVSQGASTIDQQYVKNYLLLVSATTDEERAAATEQSAARKLREMRMATKMDEELEKDDILTNYLNLVSFGNHAYGVEAAARTYFGTHASELTVPQAAMLAGMVQSSERLNPYTNAEEVTERRNLVLQSMADNGYIKQQEADRYKGEKLGVGKKPNTLANGCIGAGDRGFFCDYVLKYLDKKGISEEQLARGGYTIKTTLDPTVQDKALESVQSHTNPDAPGVAEVMNVIKPGRSDRKVLAMVSSRDYGLDLDKNETILPQPYSLVGNGAGSVFKIFTAAAALEAGYGIKNTVDVPTRYEAEGLGHGGAAGCPADRYCVENAGAYKATMTLQEALAHSPNTPFIKLTEQVGVAPIVDMAVRLGLRSYDDKGSFDKDTSIAQHTKEANSGSFTLGPDQVNPLELSNVGATLAADGKWCEPNPIAQVTDKEGNEVYLKETPCEQAVDKDVARAMSNALSEDAKQGTAKDAAQAAGYSSPIAAKTGTTESNQSSAFLGFNEGISAAPYIYNDGTSTVPLCTGPVRQCAGWGNLYGGLEPAQTFFSMASQLPIATKAGLPNYNKKYDNGTTADKTLDSLRGKSEAEARQTLESKGYVVKTSRVIGGNVPYGRVVRAITGKDGKKKGAEITLQLSDGAGASQSPSSGVADANSTGAQNSTGGDNADGATSPGRSTSGTGGGTDNGGGGTGTGGGFSPEDFGIRQEDIDNFANDVRSLLGR; this is translated from the coding sequence GTGACTGTCATCAAATCTTTGGCCAAGATAGCCCTGTCTACGGTCTTGGTAGGCGCGCTCATCGCCCTGGCTCTTGCCCCCTTCGCGGGCATTTCCGGTGTAGCGATTGCCCGCACTAACGAAACCATGCAATCTGACCTGCAAGATCTGACTGCCGGCAATATCCCAGGCGTCACCACGATCAAAGACGCCAAGGGCAAGGACATGGCCTATGTCTTCAGCCAACGCCGCCACCCGGTGGAGAGCAAGAAGATTTCTAAGGCCATGAAAAATGCCATCGTCTCCATTGAGGACGAGCGTTTTTATGATCACGAAGGCGTGGACTTCCAAGGCAATTTCCGCGCGCTGTGGACAAACCTGACATCGGGCGGCGTCTCCCAGGGCGCTTCCACCATCGATCAGCAGTACGTCAAGAACTACCTCTTGCTAGTCTCTGCCACCACCGATGAAGAGCGCGCCGCGGCCACCGAACAATCCGCGGCCCGCAAGCTGCGCGAGATGCGCATGGCCACCAAGATGGACGAGGAATTGGAAAAGGATGACATCCTCACCAACTACCTCAACCTGGTCTCTTTTGGTAACCATGCCTATGGCGTCGAGGCGGCGGCCCGCACCTACTTTGGCACGCATGCTTCCGAGCTCACGGTGCCGCAGGCAGCGATGTTAGCCGGCATGGTCCAATCCTCTGAGCGCCTCAATCCCTATACCAATGCCGAGGAAGTGACCGAGCGGCGCAACCTCGTCCTGCAATCCATGGCGGATAACGGCTATATCAAGCAACAGGAAGCGGATAGGTATAAGGGGGAGAAGCTGGGCGTCGGCAAGAAGCCCAATACGCTAGCCAATGGCTGCATCGGCGCCGGCGACCGCGGTTTCTTCTGTGATTATGTGCTGAAATACCTGGATAAGAAGGGCATTAGCGAGGAGCAGCTGGCGCGCGGTGGCTACACCATCAAGACCACCCTGGACCCAACGGTGCAGGATAAGGCCCTCGAGTCCGTCCAAAGCCATACCAATCCTGATGCCCCGGGCGTGGCTGAAGTCATGAACGTCATCAAGCCCGGCAGGTCGGACCGCAAGGTACTGGCCATGGTCTCCTCGCGCGATTACGGCCTGGACCTGGATAAAAATGAGACCATCCTGCCGCAGCCCTACTCCTTGGTGGGCAACGGTGCAGGTTCCGTCTTCAAGATCTTTACCGCCGCGGCCGCACTCGAAGCGGGCTATGGCATCAAAAACACCGTGGATGTGCCGACCCGCTACGAGGCGGAGGGCCTGGGTCATGGCGGCGCCGCCGGCTGCCCGGCGGACCGCTACTGCGTGGAAAACGCTGGCGCCTATAAGGCCACGATGACGCTGCAGGAAGCGCTGGCGCACTCCCCCAATACGCCGTTTATCAAGCTCACGGAGCAGGTAGGCGTGGCACCCATCGTCGATATGGCCGTACGTTTGGGCCTGCGCTCCTACGATGACAAGGGCAGCTTTGATAAAGACACCTCGATTGCCCAGCACACCAAGGAGGCCAACTCCGGCTCCTTCACCTTGGGCCCGGACCAGGTCAACCCGCTGGAGCTTTCCAATGTGGGTGCCACGCTGGCCGCCGATGGCAAGTGGTGCGAGCCTAACCCCATCGCCCAGGTCACGGATAAGGAAGGCAACGAGGTATACCTCAAGGAAACCCCGTGTGAGCAGGCCGTTGATAAGGACGTAGCCCGCGCGATGAGCAACGCCCTGTCCGAGGACGCCAAGCAAGGCACCGCCAAGGATGCCGCCCAAGCGGCCGGTTATTCCAGCCCAATCGCGGCCAAGACCGGTACCACCGAGTCCAACCAGTCCTCCGCATTTTTGGGATTCAACGAGGGTATTTCCGCCGCGCCTTATATCTATAACGATGGCACCTCCACCGTCCCGCTATGTACCGGGCCGGTGCGCCAGTGCGCGGGTTGGGGCAACCTCTACGGCGGCTTGGAGCCGGCGCAGACCTTCTTCAGCATGGCCTCGCAGCTGCCGATAGCTACCAAGGCCGGGCTGCCGAATTACAACAAGAAGTACGACAACGGCACCACGGCCGATAAGACCCTTGATAGCCTGCGCGGCAAGTCCGAGGCCGAGGCCCGCCAGACCTTGGAGTCCAAGGGCTACGTGGTCAAGACCTCCCGGGTCATTGGCGGCAATGTTCCTTATGGCCGTGTAGTTCGCGCGATTACCGGCAAGGACGGCAAGAAGAAGGGCGCGGAGATTACGCTGCAGCTTTCCGACGGCGCCGGGGCCTCCCAATCCCCCTCCTCCGGCGTGGCCGACGCCAACTCCACCGGCGCACAAAATAGCACCGGCGGCGATAATGCCGACGGTGCTACGAGCCCGGGCCGCTCGACTAGCGGAACGGGCGGCGGAACGGACAACGGCGGTGGCGGTACCGGTACCGGCGGCGGGTTCTCGCCGGAAGACTTTGGCATCCGCCAAGAGGACATCGATAACTTTGCCAACGACGTCCGCAGTCTGCTCGGCCGCTAA
- a CDS encoding WhiB family transcriptional regulator, with product MTVRVKTAGMSNTARNPERGEWVTQAKCRKGDPDALFVRGAEQRKAAVICRHCPVLTECRADALDNRVEFGVWGGLTERQRRALLRKNPHITDWAHYLAQGGELVGI from the coding sequence ATGACCGTTCGTGTGAAGACTGCTGGAATGTCTAATACAGCCCGAAATCCCGAGCGTGGTGAGTGGGTCACCCAGGCCAAATGCCGCAAGGGTGACCCGGATGCCCTCTTCGTTCGCGGTGCGGAACAGCGCAAGGCGGCCGTCATTTGCCGCCACTGCCCGGTGCTGACCGAATGCCGCGCCGACGCCCTGGATAATCGCGTCGAGTTCGGCGTGTGGGGCGGGCTGACCGAGCGCCAGCGCCGAGCCCTGCTGCGCAAGAACCCCCACATCACGGATTGGGCTCACTACTTGGCCCAAGGTGGCGAGCTCGTCGGGATTTAA
- a CDS encoding DUF4177 domain-containing protein gives MTKWEYATAPVLTHATKQILDSWGEDGWELVTVTPGPNPENVVAYFKREVA, from the coding sequence ATGACTAAATGGGAATACGCAACCGCACCTGTTCTTACCCACGCCACCAAGCAGATCCTCGATTCTTGGGGAGAAGATGGCTGGGAACTGGTCACCGTCACCCCGGGGCCTAACCCGGAAAACGTCGTGGCCTACTTCAAGCGCGAGGTGGCATAG
- a CDS encoding RidA family protein gives MGFHARLRELGYELPGVAKPLASYVPAVRVGDQVWTSGQLPLVEGALPLTGKVGAEVTTEQAQEQARIAALNALAAIDAEVGLDNISRVVKIVGFVASDPSYEEQPAVINGASDFIGEVFGDAGKHARSAVGVAALPKNAPVEIELIVEITA, from the coding sequence ATGGGCTTTCATGCTCGCTTGCGGGAGCTGGGGTATGAGCTACCGGGCGTCGCCAAGCCGCTAGCGTCCTATGTGCCGGCCGTGCGCGTGGGTGATCAGGTCTGGACCTCTGGCCAGCTTCCCCTCGTGGAAGGCGCCCTGCCGCTCACCGGCAAGGTTGGCGCCGAAGTCACCACGGAACAAGCCCAGGAACAGGCACGCATCGCGGCGCTGAATGCGCTTGCCGCTATCGATGCCGAAGTTGGCCTGGACAATATCTCCCGCGTGGTAAAGATCGTAGGGTTTGTGGCCTCCGATCCGTCCTATGAGGAGCAACCGGCAGTAATCAATGGTGCCTCCGATTTCATCGGTGAGGTCTTTGGGGATGCTGGAAAGCATGCTCGCTCCGCTGTGGGCGTGGCCGCGTTGCCTAAAAACGCCCCGGTAGAGATCGAACTAATCGTAGAAATTACTGCTTGA
- a CDS encoding MBL fold metallo-hydrolase → MEHPAYSQLRPVSQSVGVVLCDNPSYTALEGTNTWIIRAAEDSRAIVVDPGPEDEGHLNVVHRNAGEVALILITHRHDDHASGAQRLRQMTGAPIRAFDPSYCNGAEALQDGEHISLDGITPSLEVVHTPGHTADSTCFFVWSEEVGNSRLEGIISGDTIAGRHTVLLSETDGNLADYLHTLDTLEERGKDIALFPGHGPDLDDTSQVARKYIDRRHYRLDQIKEIRSRLGDDVDLNTLVNEMYDDVDPVLRHAAEQSTRTALKYLDGEAK, encoded by the coding sequence ATGGAGCACCCCGCATATAGTCAATTGCGTCCCGTCAGCCAATCCGTTGGCGTAGTCCTTTGTGATAACCCCAGCTACACCGCCCTTGAGGGTACGAATACGTGGATTATTCGCGCCGCTGAAGACTCTCGGGCGATCGTCGTAGATCCGGGTCCCGAGGATGAAGGCCATCTCAACGTTGTGCACCGCAACGCAGGTGAGGTGGCTTTGATTTTGATTACCCACCGCCATGATGACCACGCTTCGGGCGCACAACGCTTGCGGCAGATGACTGGCGCCCCCATCCGCGCCTTCGATCCGAGCTACTGCAATGGTGCCGAGGCCCTTCAGGACGGCGAGCACATCTCCCTCGATGGCATCACCCCAAGTCTCGAGGTCGTGCACACCCCAGGCCATACCGCGGATTCCACCTGCTTTTTTGTGTGGAGCGAGGAGGTAGGAAATTCCCGCCTCGAAGGCATTATCTCTGGTGACACCATCGCCGGCCGCCACACCGTTCTCCTTTCGGAGACGGACGGTAACTTGGCCGATTACCTGCACACCCTCGACACCTTGGAAGAGCGCGGCAAGGATATTGCGCTGTTCCCAGGGCACGGTCCGGACTTGGATGACACCTCTCAGGTGGCCCGCAAGTACATTGACCGCCGCCACTACCGTCTTGACCAGATTAAAGAGATTCGCTCCCGCCTAGGCGATGATGTGGATTTGAATACCCTGGTCAACGAGATGTATGACGATGTGGACCCAGTGCTGCGCCACGCTGCGGAGCAGTCCACGCGCACCGCGCTGAAGTACTTGGACGGCGAGGCTAAATAA